The Fluviicola sp. genome contains a region encoding:
- a CDS encoding LytTR family DNA-binding domain-containing protein translates to MKILIIDDEKMARENCLMVLARTGIDNLVIREADSVSTALQAIDEFDPDLLLLDIQLHDKTGFDILETISPRYIPTIFITAYNDFALKAFQVSALDYLLKPFDPSDLTTALLKAHKRIQNDKILEQLDVFRQQIKNTEPKRIVLNTSDMLHIVDVEDITYCLADGAYTHFFFTNRKEILVSKTLAHFESVISSNQFIRTHQSYLVNMRHVTQFDKRNGGFLILPNGIEIPVSTRKKEEVLAHFKANHL, encoded by the coding sequence ATGAAAATCTTAATCATAGACGACGAAAAAATGGCACGGGAAAATTGCCTGATGGTTTTGGCCCGAACCGGTATTGATAATCTGGTAATCCGTGAAGCGGATAGTGTATCGACTGCTTTGCAGGCAATAGACGAGTTTGATCCCGATCTGCTCCTGCTGGATATCCAGTTACACGACAAAACGGGATTTGACATCCTGGAAACGATTTCACCGCGTTATATTCCAACGATTTTCATCACTGCTTACAATGATTTTGCACTGAAAGCATTCCAGGTTTCCGCTTTGGATTACCTGCTGAAGCCTTTTGACCCTTCTGATCTGACGACTGCATTGCTGAAGGCACATAAGCGGATTCAGAATGATAAAATCCTGGAGCAATTGGACGTATTTCGTCAGCAGATTAAAAACACCGAGCCAAAACGCATTGTGCTGAATACTTCCGACATGCTGCACATTGTTGATGTGGAAGACATCACATACTGCCTGGCTGACGGAGCATACACCCATTTTTTCTTCACGAACCGGAAAGAGATCCTGGTTTCCAAAACCCTGGCTCATTTTGAAAGTGTGATCAGCAGCAACCAGTTCATCCGTACGCATCAGAGTTACCTGGTGAACATGCGCCATGTTACGCAATTCGACAAGCGGAACGGTGGATTCCTGATTCTTCCGAATGGAATTGAAATACCGGTTTCCACCCGTAAAAAAGAAGAAGTTTTAGCTCATTTTAAAGCAAACCACCTGTAA
- a CDS encoding T9SS type A sorting domain-containing protein, producing the protein MLKITCRLLFLLCLLSPSMGFSQAAAIDPTFSIGTGFNGEIRSMVAQTDGKIICVGLFTSYNGTTANNIIRLNPNGSVDLTFNTGGSGANQGINDVILQSDGKILIGGHFSTYNGVSRVNIARLNTDGTLDASFNAGTGSLSSMSYVNAIRLQTDGKMVVGGSFDDFNGNMYVHNIMRLNSNGSIDLTFGSVNIPYGFNGVVTDLVVDFFGKITAVGQFTSYNVGSTQYPSVKIARINSNGTFDATFSTGTGITGDPYNVQITNGIYVSGVISNYNGTNISGIVKLNDNGSLATGFNPGTGNSGVLAVAFQPNGKIIVGGPFVIFNGATRYRIARLNADGSIDATFNPGPGFDNNYVMCLLRQADGKIIAGGNFTSYNSNPKNRIIRLQSCDTPLQRIQVVSACNSYTWINGTTYTSSTNAPTYLIPGVGSCDSLIKLNLTIHNATTGIDTRTACNAYTWINGITYTSSTNTPTFVLQNAAGCDSTVTLHLTIQSNTGIDVRTACNSYTWINGITYTSSTNTPTFVLQNASGCDSTVTLHLTINHSTTGTEVQTACDSYTWIDGNTYTSSTNTPTFVLQNASGCDSTVTLHLTINHSTTGTDVQTACDSYTWIDGNTYIASTNTPTFVLQNASGCDSIVTLHLTINHSTTGTEVQTACDSYTWIDGNTYTSSTNTPTFVLQNASGCDSTVTLHLTINHSTTGTDVQTACDSYTWIDGNTYTSSTNTPAFVLQNASGCDSTVTLDLTINHSTAGTDVQTACDSYTWIDGNTYIASTNTPTFVLQNASGCDSTVTLHLTINHSTTGTDVQTACDSYTWIDGNTYTSSTNTPTFVLQNASGCDSIVTLHLTINHSTAGTDVQTACDSYTWIDGNTYIASTNTPTFVLQNVAGCDSTVTLHLTIIPALSFAVENIFVLPSDANSCVGEAAIDLSGNAPFELDFDNGSQVITSNGYSLVTGLCAGVHDLHVTSNCGDTLSTTVVIPVDSNYVFNNPFIDSLALDSLGVTMTNCDIFYNSIDTAYIDSIWANGNTVNVIWNIVDSNGSNFDTASYVLNNGNGIYWLQLSVFCPNKSLGEFFTVTEAISFYNGHAGTAGLTDISDNLFEIYPNPATDLVHIHFSGPEAELTVYDSQGKVVLRDNIQNNGTVSLQNFERGVYLFDFKNSQGHNIQRIVKQ; encoded by the coding sequence ATGCTTAAAATTACCTGTCGCTTATTATTCCTGCTTTGTTTATTGAGCCCGTCAATGGGTTTTTCACAAGCTGCTGCTATTGATCCTACGTTCAGTATTGGAACAGGATTCAATGGCGAGATCAGGTCCATGGTGGCACAAACCGACGGTAAAATCATTTGCGTCGGACTTTTCACTTCATACAATGGAACAACTGCCAATAATATTATCCGTTTAAATCCGAACGGTAGTGTCGATTTAACATTCAATACCGGAGGTTCCGGTGCAAACCAGGGCATCAATGATGTGATCCTTCAGTCCGATGGCAAAATATTGATTGGAGGCCATTTTTCCACCTACAATGGTGTATCAAGAGTAAATATTGCCAGGCTGAATACGGATGGAACTTTAGATGCTTCCTTTAATGCCGGTACAGGATCATTGAGCTCAATGAGCTATGTGAATGCCATAAGATTGCAAACCGATGGAAAAATGGTGGTCGGCGGGTCATTTGATGACTTTAACGGCAATATGTATGTCCATAATATTATGAGATTGAACTCAAATGGATCTATTGATCTGACTTTTGGCAGCGTGAATATTCCCTATGGCTTTAATGGTGTGGTAACGGACTTAGTCGTAGATTTTTTTGGAAAGATTACGGCTGTTGGACAATTTACTTCTTACAATGTTGGTTCAACACAATATCCTTCGGTAAAAATTGCCCGGATAAATAGCAATGGCACATTTGATGCTACGTTTTCAACCGGTACGGGCATTACAGGAGATCCATACAATGTACAAATCACAAATGGTATTTATGTTAGCGGAGTCATTTCGAATTATAACGGCACGAATATTTCCGGGATAGTTAAACTAAACGACAATGGTTCTTTAGCAACCGGATTCAATCCGGGAACAGGAAATAGCGGGGTTCTTGCCGTGGCTTTTCAACCGAATGGTAAGATAATTGTCGGGGGACCTTTTGTTATATTTAATGGTGCGACACGGTATCGTATTGCACGATTGAACGCTGATGGAAGTATTGATGCAACGTTTAATCCAGGACCGGGATTTGATAATAATTATGTGATGTGCTTGCTTCGCCAGGCCGATGGCAAAATTATAGCTGGTGGAAATTTTACCAGTTACAATTCAAATCCAAAAAACAGAATCATCAGGTTACAATCCTGTGATACACCCCTGCAAAGAATTCAGGTTGTATCTGCATGTAATTCCTATACCTGGATCAATGGAACGACTTATACCTCTTCAACGAATGCACCGACTTACCTGATCCCGGGGGTTGGTAGTTGTGATTCACTGATTAAATTGAATTTGACAATCCACAATGCAACAACTGGTATCGATACCAGAACAGCCTGTAATGCCTATACGTGGATCAATGGAATTACCTATACTTCTTCCACAAATACTCCGACTTTCGTTTTACAAAACGCAGCAGGTTGTGACTCAACGGTTACCTTACATTTGACTATCCAATCAAATACCGGTATTGATGTTCGAACAGCTTGTAATTCCTATACCTGGATCAATGGAATTACGTACACTTCATCTACAAACACCCCAACTTTTGTGTTGCAAAACGCATCTGGTTGTGATTCGACAGTAACGCTTCATTTAACGATCAATCATTCCACAACCGGGACAGAGGTTCAAACCGCTTGCGATTCGTATACGTGGATTGACGGGAATACGTACACTTCATCTACAAACACTCCGACCTTTGTATTGCAAAATGCATCTGGTTGTGATTCGACAGTAACGCTTCATTTAACGATCAATCATTCCACAACCGGAACGGATGTTCAAACGGCGTGTGATTCGTATACGTGGATTGACGGGAATACGTACATTGCATCTACAAACACTCCGACCTTTGTATTGCAAAATGCATCTGGTTGTGATTCGATAGTAACGCTTCATTTAACGATCAATCATTCCACAACCGGGACAGAGGTTCAAACCGCTTGCGATTCGTATACGTGGATTGACGGGAATACGTACACTTCATCTACAAACACTCCGACCTTTGTATTGCAAAATGCATCTGGTTGTGATTCGACAGTAACGCTTCATTTAACGATCAATCATTCCACAACCGGAACAGATGTTCAAACGGCATGTGATTCATATACGTGGATTGACGGGAACACGTACACTTCATCCACAAACACTCCGGCTTTTGTGTTGCAAAATGCATCTGGTTGTGATTCGACAGTAACGCTTGATTTAACGATCAATCATTCCACAGCCGGAACGGATGTTCAAACGGCGTGTGATTCGTATACGTGGATTGACGGGAATACGTACATTGCATCTACAAACACTCCGACCTTTGTATTGCAAAATGCATCTGGTTGTGATTCGACAGTAACGCTCCATTTAACGATTAATCATTCTACAACCGGAACAGATGTTCAAACGGCGTGTGATTCGTATACGTGGATCGATGGGAATACCTATACTTCATCTACAAACACCCCGACTTTTGTGTTACAAAATGCATCTGGTTGCGATTCGATAGTAACGCTTCATTTAACGATCAATCATTCCACAGCCGGAACGGATGTTCAAACAGCGTGTGATTCGTATACGTGGATTGACGGGAATACGTACATTGCATCTACAAACACTCCAACCTTTGTATTGCAAAATGTGGCAGGTTGTGACTCAACGGTTACTTTACATTTGACCATTATACCGGCTCTTTCGTTTGCGGTTGAGAACATATTTGTTCTTCCTTCCGATGCAAACTCCTGCGTAGGAGAAGCAGCTATCGACCTTTCCGGAAATGCCCCTTTCGAACTGGATTTTGATAATGGTTCGCAAGTAATTACTTCGAATGGGTATTCTTTAGTAACCGGTTTATGCGCCGGAGTGCACGATCTGCATGTTACCAGCAATTGCGGAGATACACTTTCCACAACGGTCGTAATTCCGGTTGATTCTAATTACGTTTTCAACAATCCGTTTATCGATTCCCTGGCATTGGATTCTTTGGGAGTAACGATGACCAATTGCGATATCTTCTACAACTCCATTGATACTGCTTACATCGATTCTATCTGGGCAAACGGAAATACCGTAAACGTAATCTGGAACATCGTGGATTCAAACGGTTCGAACTTCGACACGGCGAGCTACGTATTGAACAATGGAAACGGTATTTACTGGCTGCAATTGAGCGTATTCTGCCCGAACAAATCGTTGGGAGAATTCTTCACGGTAACGGAAGCAATTTCCTTTTACAATGGCCACGCAGGAACTGCCGGTTTGACAGATATTTCAGACAATCTGTTCGAGATTTATCCGAATCCGGCTACCGACCTGGTCCACATCCACTTCTCCGGCCCGGAAGCTGAATTAACGGTTTACGATTCACAGGGAAAAGTGGTATTGAGAGACAACATTCAAAACAATGGAACCGTTTCCCTGCAAAACTTCGAACGCGGTGTTTACCTGTTTGATTTCAAAAACTCACAGGGGCATAACATTCAGCGCATCGTAAAACAATAA
- a CDS encoding histidine kinase, translating to MNPFKNADRLQLAGRSAILALFCCLFTGLSHAQPEDLLKQLRRHKKEDTVKAKLYYEIARNSFGLDTRLYKAYTDSSFQLATKLKFDRQIALTHAAYGFYYSLTNEWGKTIDHLKKSTAIYKKLGGNELLIIKNQAYYTNYYKFIGDYDKALDNCLKILRYYDKNNLKPEKAALLGEIGILLGDLKRIKEAEVYHRKSLALFRELKNDMEVSRLLLNLGGLMADQDRYAEGEAYLNEALEIQKKLKDEERIFAAKVGLAAIYSETKRPRKGLQLAIECDEFYEKYADTLQLVRLSMFKAIAYRELKEYDQAIAGLDLRYPLIKGNPRHLGLESLVQREYYYVYKAMGNTDMALKYLEGSKALFEANQDDEIQRAISRAREEYETEKKQAENNRLKKENELKDLQISQRNYLVYGSILLLVLICLIAIIVIRNNRLKAEKATMEMEQRLLQSQMNPHFTFNVLHAIHTFMLRKDTEESGKLLTSFARLMRAILQHSSKDYIPLSDELNWLKDYIRLQQLRFSDSFSYTIEIDEQLSADNVLLPPMLIQPFIENAIEHGFPGLNKPGELHISYKKAGKELEIRITDNGKGFSKETLAREKKGHESVAIQITEKRINLLNKKRKGDFKFEISSVPLQGTTVFFSIPFSTLFD from the coding sequence ATGAATCCTTTCAAAAACGCTGATCGCTTGCAACTGGCGGGTCGTTCGGCTATTCTTGCTTTATTCTGCTGCCTGTTTACCGGTTTATCTCATGCACAGCCGGAAGACCTGTTGAAACAACTTCGCCGGCACAAGAAAGAAGATACGGTGAAAGCAAAACTGTATTATGAAATAGCCAGGAATAGTTTTGGCCTGGATACACGCTTGTACAAGGCATATACGGACAGTTCGTTTCAATTGGCTACCAAATTGAAGTTCGACCGGCAAATAGCATTGACACATGCCGCTTACGGATTCTATTATTCCCTGACCAACGAATGGGGAAAAACCATTGATCACCTGAAAAAATCAACAGCTATTTATAAAAAGCTGGGTGGAAATGAACTGTTAATCATAAAAAACCAAGCCTATTACACGAATTATTACAAGTTCATCGGAGATTATGATAAAGCATTGGACAACTGCTTGAAAATCCTGAGGTATTATGATAAGAACAACCTGAAACCTGAAAAAGCAGCATTACTCGGAGAGATAGGGATATTATTGGGTGACCTTAAACGCATAAAGGAAGCAGAAGTATATCACAGGAAATCCCTTGCACTTTTCAGGGAGTTAAAGAACGACATGGAAGTTTCCAGGCTACTCCTCAATCTGGGAGGATTGATGGCCGACCAGGACCGCTATGCGGAAGGAGAAGCTTATTTGAACGAGGCATTGGAAATACAAAAGAAATTAAAGGATGAAGAACGGATATTTGCGGCTAAAGTTGGGCTGGCTGCTATTTATAGTGAGACAAAAAGACCCCGGAAAGGCTTGCAGCTGGCCATTGAATGTGATGAATTCTATGAAAAATATGCGGACACATTACAGCTTGTAAGACTTTCCATGTTTAAGGCCATTGCATATAGAGAGTTAAAAGAATACGACCAGGCAATCGCAGGATTGGATTTGAGATACCCGTTAATTAAGGGAAATCCGAGGCACCTTGGGTTGGAATCCCTCGTGCAACGAGAATATTATTACGTCTATAAAGCGATGGGTAATACCGATATGGCATTGAAATACCTGGAAGGATCCAAGGCACTTTTTGAAGCGAACCAGGATGACGAGATCCAACGTGCCATTTCCCGTGCGCGTGAAGAATACGAAACAGAAAAAAAGCAGGCGGAAAACAACAGGCTTAAAAAGGAAAACGAGTTGAAAGACCTGCAGATCAGCCAGCGCAATTACCTGGTTTACGGATCGATCTTATTACTCGTTCTGATATGCCTGATTGCAATTATCGTAATCCGGAACAACCGGTTGAAGGCGGAAAAAGCCACCATGGAAATGGAACAGCGCTTGCTGCAAAGCCAGATGAACCCGCATTTTACGTTCAACGTATTGCATGCAATCCATACCTTCATGCTCCGGAAAGACACGGAAGAATCCGGGAAGCTGCTGACGTCCTTTGCGCGCCTGATGCGTGCTATTTTGCAGCATTCCTCCAAAGACTACATTCCATTATCCGATGAGTTGAATTGGTTAAAGGATTATATCCGTTTACAACAATTGCGTTTCTCCGACTCCTTCAGTTACACCATCGAGATCGATGAGCAATTATCTGCAGATAATGTATTATTGCCTCCGATGCTGATCCAGCCGTTCATCGAAAATGCGATCGAACATGGTTTTCCGGGGTTAAACAAACCGGGAGAATTACACATTTCCTACAAAAAGGCCGGTAAAGAACTGGAAATTCGCATCACCGATAATGGAAAAGGATTTTCAAAGGAAACTCTGGCGCGTGAGAAGAAGGGTCACGAATCCGTTGCTATTCAAATCACGGAAAAACGCATAAACCTGTTAAACAAAAAGCGAAAAGGAGATTTTAAATTCGAGATCAGTTCTGTGCCATTGCAGGGAACGACCGTCTTTTTCTCTATTCCATTCAGCACCCTTTTTGATTAA
- the gcvP gene encoding aminomethyl-transferring glycine dehydrogenase produces the protein MSAFSSRHIGPDSAEKSEMLAAIGVKSIQELIDKTIPSHIRLSGELKIDNALSEQEYLQHITALGAQNKVYKSFIGLGYNETIVPSVILRNVLENPGWYTAYTPYQAEISQGRLEALLNFQTMVMELSGMEIANASLLDEGTAASEAMILFWNSRSRQEAKDGVNKFFISQNAFPQTKEVVLGRALNLGIELVEGDETTFTNDGTYFGAILQYPDVHGTITDLEGFIGRNQGLRVAVAADILSLVLLKSPGSLGADVVFGSSQRFGVPMGYGGPHAAFFAAKDEYKRAMPGRIIGVSKDADNNMALRMALQTREQHIKRDKATSNICTAQALLAVMASMYAVYHGPAGMKEIAEHVNALATSTALGLKAAGIQVGSDSFFDTVWVKGVDTAKIKAAAEAKGMNFRIINESELTISFGEPHTKEDVATILSIFGTSAVTEESSLSASVLRTDAVFTHATFNKYHSESKMMRYLKRLENKDLSLVHSMIPLGSCTMKLNAASELIPITNPQFANMHPFAPVEQAAGYHAMFRQLEKDLCESTGFAAMSLQPNSGAQGEYAGLMVIKAYHESRGDKQRTKMIIPSSAHGTNPASAVMAGMEVVVTGCDENGNINIEELRTVANQIGNELAGLMVTYPSTHGVYEEGIREITSIIHENGGQVYMDGANMNAQVGLTNPGNIGADVCHLNLHKTFAIPHGGGGPGMGPIGVAAHLAPFLPSNPVVAAGGSTPIHAVSAAPYGSALILLISYGYIKMLGADGLRQSTEAAILNANYIAAKLKGHYDVLYTGKNGTVAHEMILDCRDFKKTADVEVADMAKRLIDFGFHAPTVSFPVAGTLMVEPTESEDKEELDRFIEAMIKIRAEIKEIENGHADRENNLLKNAPHTADCIINKDWNYPYSPQEAAYPVAYLKEWKYWVPVRRVDNAYGDRNLICSCPSVESYMHVEA, from the coding sequence ATGAGTGCATTTTCATCCCGCCACATTGGCCCTGATTCAGCTGAGAAATCTGAGATGTTAGCTGCTATTGGTGTTAAATCAATCCAAGAATTAATCGATAAGACCATTCCTTCACACATCCGTTTATCGGGAGAATTGAAGATCGACAATGCGTTGAGCGAGCAAGAATATTTGCAGCACATCACCGCACTTGGAGCTCAAAATAAAGTATATAAATCCTTCATCGGTTTAGGATACAACGAAACAATCGTTCCTTCCGTGATTTTGCGTAACGTATTGGAGAATCCGGGATGGTACACGGCATATACTCCTTACCAGGCTGAAATTTCCCAGGGTCGTTTGGAGGCGCTGTTGAATTTCCAGACAATGGTGATGGAATTGTCGGGAATGGAAATCGCTAACGCATCTTTGTTGGACGAAGGAACAGCAGCATCCGAAGCAATGATCCTGTTCTGGAATTCACGTTCCCGCCAGGAAGCAAAAGACGGAGTGAATAAATTCTTCATTTCTCAAAATGCTTTCCCTCAGACAAAAGAAGTGGTATTGGGCCGCGCATTGAATCTGGGAATCGAATTGGTAGAAGGTGATGAAACGACTTTCACGAACGACGGAACGTATTTCGGTGCGATTCTTCAGTACCCGGATGTTCACGGAACTATTACGGATCTGGAAGGATTTATAGGAAGAAACCAGGGATTGCGCGTAGCAGTAGCTGCAGATATCCTGTCCCTTGTTTTGTTGAAATCTCCGGGTTCTCTGGGAGCTGATGTCGTATTCGGTTCTTCCCAGCGTTTTGGAGTTCCAATGGGTTACGGAGGACCTCACGCAGCATTTTTCGCAGCAAAAGACGAATACAAACGCGCCATGCCGGGCCGTATCATCGGTGTTTCGAAAGATGCGGATAACAACATGGCTTTGCGTATGGCTTTGCAAACGCGTGAGCAGCACATTAAAAGAGATAAAGCAACATCCAATATTTGTACGGCACAAGCCTTGTTGGCAGTAATGGCTTCCATGTATGCAGTATACCACGGTCCTGCGGGAATGAAAGAAATTGCAGAGCATGTGAATGCATTGGCAACTTCTACCGCTTTGGGATTGAAAGCAGCAGGAATCCAGGTTGGATCCGATTCTTTCTTTGATACTGTGTGGGTAAAAGGAGTAGACACGGCAAAAATCAAAGCTGCTGCTGAAGCAAAAGGAATGAACTTCCGCATCATCAATGAATCTGAATTGACGATCAGCTTCGGTGAGCCACATACAAAAGAAGATGTAGCAACCATTTTGAGCATTTTCGGAACGAGTGCAGTAACGGAAGAATCTTCCTTAAGCGCTTCGGTTTTGAGAACAGATGCCGTTTTCACACACGCAACATTCAATAAATATCATTCTGAATCCAAAATGATGCGTTATTTGAAGCGTTTGGAAAACAAAGATCTTTCATTGGTTCACTCCATGATTCCGCTTGGATCTTGTACCATGAAACTGAATGCAGCTTCCGAGTTGATTCCGATCACGAATCCTCAGTTCGCAAACATGCACCCGTTTGCTCCGGTGGAGCAGGCAGCAGGTTACCACGCGATGTTCCGTCAGCTGGAAAAAGATTTGTGTGAATCCACAGGATTTGCAGCCATGTCTTTGCAGCCGAATTCAGGAGCACAGGGAGAATATGCAGGATTGATGGTTATCAAGGCATACCACGAAAGCCGCGGCGACAAGCAACGTACAAAAATGATCATCCCTTCTTCGGCACACGGAACAAACCCGGCTTCTGCAGTCATGGCAGGAATGGAAGTGGTTGTAACAGGTTGTGACGAAAACGGGAACATCAACATCGAAGAATTAAGAACAGTTGCCAACCAAATCGGGAACGAATTGGCAGGTTTGATGGTTACTTATCCTTCCACACACGGAGTTTACGAAGAAGGTATCCGTGAAATTACGTCTATCATCCACGAAAACGGTGGACAAGTATACATGGACGGTGCAAACATGAACGCACAGGTCGGATTAACAAATCCGGGAAATATCGGTGCAGACGTTTGTCACCTGAACTTACACAAAACATTTGCGATTCCTCACGGAGGTGGTGGCCCTGGAATGGGACCGATCGGAGTGGCAGCGCATTTGGCTCCTTTCTTACCAAGCAACCCGGTTGTTGCAGCAGGAGGAAGCACGCCGATCCACGCAGTTTCCGCAGCACCTTACGGAAGTGCTTTGATCTTATTGATCTCTTACGGATACATCAAAATGCTGGGAGCCGACGGATTGCGTCAATCTACGGAAGCAGCTATTTTGAATGCCAACTACATTGCAGCGAAATTGAAAGGTCACTACGACGTATTGTACACCGGTAAAAACGGAACAGTAGCGCACGAAATGATCCTGGATTGCCGTGATTTCAAGAAAACAGCAGACGTAGAAGTTGCCGATATGGCAAAACGTTTGATCGACTTCGGATTCCACGCACCAACGGTATCATTCCCGGTTGCAGGAACTTTGATGGTTGAACCGACAGAATCGGAAGACAAGGAAGAACTTGACCGTTTCATCGAAGCGATGATCAAGATCCGTGCGGAGATCAAAGAAATCGAGAATGGTCACGCCGACAGAGAAAACAACTTGTTGAAGAACGCTCCGCACACAGCAGACTGTATCATCAACAAAGACTGGAATTACCCGTACTCTCCACAGGAAGCAGCTTACCCGGTTGCCTACCTGAAAGAATGGAAATACTGGGTTCCGGTACGTCGCGTAGACAACGCATACGGAGACAGAAACCTGATTTGTTCTTGTCCGAGCGTAGAGAGCTACATGCACGTGGAGGCTTAA
- a CDS encoding methionine aminotransferase, translated as MQTKLPKVGTTIFTTMSQMANQYQAINLSQGFPNFPIDPMIEELLAKNSKENVHQYAPMAGLPVLLEGIAQMIHRVYNREVNPSTEILVTSGATQGIFTTIQALVHPGDEVVILDPAYDCYSPAVHLAGGKAIHIPMREDFTINWRELRQTVNQKTRILIINNPHNPSGKMMDQQDFDALVQLMTDHPNLILCSDEVYEFITFEKKHFSAHHHEILRNRSVIVSSFGKTFHLTGWKVGYIIAPEYILKEIKKVHQYLVFSVNSVAQKTLADYISSTDVTTLGSFYQDKRDRFKALMAKSKFEFLPSEGTYFQTVRYNAISDLPDVSFCEWLVKEIGVAAIPLSVFYEELNDYHTIRFCFAKTDETLIQAAERLCKI; from the coding sequence ATGCAGACAAAACTTCCAAAAGTAGGAACCACCATCTTTACGACTATGAGCCAAATGGCCAATCAGTACCAGGCCATTAACCTGTCTCAGGGTTTTCCGAATTTCCCGATTGATCCGATGATCGAGGAGTTATTGGCGAAGAACAGTAAAGAGAATGTACATCAATATGCTCCGATGGCCGGTCTTCCTGTTTTACTGGAAGGAATTGCTCAAATGATACACCGTGTTTATAACCGGGAAGTAAATCCGTCGACCGAGATTTTGGTAACATCCGGGGCCACCCAGGGAATTTTTACCACGATCCAGGCATTGGTTCATCCCGGAGACGAAGTAGTAATCCTGGACCCGGCTTACGATTGTTATAGCCCGGCGGTGCATTTGGCCGGCGGAAAAGCAATTCACATTCCTATGCGGGAAGATTTCACCATCAACTGGCGCGAACTCCGTCAAACGGTGAATCAGAAAACGCGCATCCTGATAATTAATAACCCGCACAATCCATCGGGGAAAATGATGGACCAGCAAGATTTTGATGCGCTGGTACAGTTAATGACGGATCATCCGAACCTGATTTTGTGTTCGGATGAGGTGTATGAATTCATCACTTTTGAAAAAAAGCACTTTTCCGCACATCATCATGAAATTTTGCGAAACAGAAGCGTTATTGTTTCTTCTTTCGGGAAAACATTTCACCTGACCGGTTGGAAAGTCGGATACATAATAGCCCCGGAATACATTCTGAAGGAAATCAAAAAAGTGCATCAATATTTGGTGTTCTCCGTGAATAGCGTGGCACAAAAAACACTGGCAGATTATATCTCTTCCACGGATGTAACCACACTGGGAAGCTTTTACCAGGACAAGCGTGACCGTTTTAAAGCGTTGATGGCCAAAAGCAAGTTTGAATTCCTTCCAAGTGAGGGAACTTATTTTCAAACGGTGAGATACAACGCGATTTCCGATCTTCCGGATGTTTCGTTTTGTGAATGGCTGGTGAAAGAAATCGGAGTGGCGGCAATCCCGCTTTCCGTGTTCTACGAAGAATTAAACGATTATCATACCATCCGGTTCTGTTTTGCAAAAACGGATGAAACCCTTATTCAAGCAGCAGAAAGATTATGCAAGATCTGA